In Deltaproteobacteria bacterium, the genomic stretch CGGGAGGCACGACTGGTCGGACGGATCACGCACCCGCACGTGGTCGAGATCCTCGACACCGGCGAGACCCCGAGCGGTCTACCGTTCCTGGTGATGGCGCTGGTCGACGGCGCGCCGCTATCGAGCCAGCTGCGACGCGGCGCCCTGCGACCGGAGCACGCGCTCGCGATCACCGAGCAGCTGGCCGAGGCCCTGCAGGCCGCCCACGAGGTCGGGGTGCTGCATCGCGACCTCAAGCCGGCCAACGTATTGGTGCGTGGGCTCGACGGTGCATCCCCGCACTGCACCTTGATCGACTTCGGCATCGCCAAGACCACCGAGTGGGGCCCGCGCGAGAGCACGCTGACCAACACCGGCGTCGTGTACGGCACGCCGGCCTACATGAGTCCCGAGCAGGCGCGCGGCCAGGCGCTCGACGTGCGCTCCGATGTCTACGCGCTGGGCGTGTTGTTGTTCGAGATGCTCACCGGCGCCCGCCCGTTCCGCGCGCCGACCCCGGCGGAGCTGTTGTACCTGCAGCTGTTCGTGCCGCCGCCGCTGCCGAGTGTGGTGCGGCCGGAGCAGACGATCGCCCCCGGGCTCGACGCGATCGTACGGCGATGCCTCTACAAAGATCGCGAGCATCGCTTCGCCGACATGGCTGCGCTGCGGGCCGCGCTGCAGGCCGTGCGCGACGGCGTCGAGCTGCCGCTGCCCGAGATCGATCGGCCGGCGGTGCCGCCCGAGGTGCAGCGAAGGCACACGCAGGTCGCGTTTGCGACCGAGCGTCCGGCCATCACCGCGATTGCGGCGCCCCAGCCACGCGAGCGCGCCCGGCGTGCGCCACCGACGGGACCGCTCCTGGCGATCGCGGCGGCTGTGCTCGTGATCGTGATCGCGACCGCGGCG encodes the following:
- a CDS encoding protein kinase, with amino-acid sequence MAGDRTLRGVGPSTPHPTHASAPGPVEGDTPSSGPDDATRTGERRPHSDAIVLGPGAILEQRYRLEERIGRGGMGEVWRGTHLVLGRAIAIKLLIPDPRAESTRADRMLREARLVGRITHPHVVEILDTGETPSGLPFLVMALVDGAPLSSQLRRGALRPEHALAITEQLAEALQAAHEVGVLHRDLKPANVLVRGLDGASPHCTLIDFGIAKTTEWGPRESTLTNTGVVYGTPAYMSPEQARGQALDVRSDVYALGVLLFEMLTGARPFRAPTPAELLYLQLFVPPPLPSVVRPEQTIAPGLDAIVRRCLYKDREHRFADMAALRAALQAVRDGVELPLPEIDRPAVPPEVQRRHTQVAFATERPAITAIAAPQPRERARRAPPTGPLLAIAAAVLVIVIATAAWLLRPVAGELAAPGADGTTPAPTQAPAPPPAIEPAGSVATPSAAAQPAIPAVSESPAAVPTPRREPTTEAADAGDRNTARPRSRRDAPRARAPVDPVPPRVPTPSEPTAPAPAPSPRLPDADGIIR